A genomic window from Eptesicus fuscus isolate TK198812 chromosome 19, DD_ASM_mEF_20220401, whole genome shotgun sequence includes:
- the LOC103299770 gene encoding maestro heat-like repeat family member 5 isoform X4 gives MDGQHSGKQRSHTAADRTSALSPGPRISSRISESTQDLSHRKAPQTSAHGDRPAHPPTILLRKSNSSQAALGPQTHHMFLEKAYNAAICFKMLRDLNGSDPIRLKYIVKKIKSMAYKAPNLVLETIHDYFADNPEISNRHKFRLFHILETIIGASDALEETWEQAFMKLALENMTKSTELDEAYQDAAGNVLVAICRHSWRAVAQHLEAEVLTGVFPHRSLLYVMGVLTSKQELLNQEEKACWEEWLIKIAFKSTQFLKVDVWSRELLWVLTRPDRTVQEQAPEKAFLFVFYGLVLQAEDDSARVRTHLGTLLGTSHQWPKQREGIALTVGLTAVRHLDHVWAALEQFGRSSPIKCSLHSFSPKAQTSEDLRWKWASSTLLLAYGQMAVKAKAHILPWVDNILSRMIFFFRYSSWDETLKQSFLTAILMLVGAVSRSEAAHSYQFSQIPELSECLMVLMEKEPKDTLCTPTRQQTIHIICSLCKLRPPLNLEKKSRLLTVCLRSVLALPLLDVLEKHTCLFLEPPDVQNLYSQTSEALDQMLQTFITQNPTAEELHFLLSHLYVWLASEKAHERQRAVNSCMSLLKFLSNNLYLDPKEDFKRIGQLMGMLGILCQDPDKATQHSSLEGLGHLYQLLLRQRAEASRVKEPVPKKLVQAGQDGALLWSSGDQKAAPPAPPAPREAAFPKDQIFQLSSHQVTKEVMKHLTLAELTDLIWTAVEGLGSTSPFRVQAAASMLLTAVQEHGAQLETVANLGQAIHLQLCSVRIPQAKDDALQAITLLARNHTPELVAAFLDFSITLDSMSLEALKSLLFTTGHCQDFARLELQDAWDLFTNLDTYPQGVGLLARAMVQSPCRQIKAVASQLLPSLQSQEERARKVAILILNEFLYSPALLEVLPARDALMVLAQSIRDPSPAVRVLSLQGLGNILFHPEKGSLLRGQLPLFLKGFFRSSEPVVVRVMGTVADALHRLGAHGAGAHSLPLALNARSFFDDERDAVRAAAIALFGDLVAVMAGREPSSLRTQVHQGLVPLLLHLRDRCPAVATRARFAFYRCAALLRWRLPHTLFCALAWERGLSARHFLWSRLMTQSQEELSIHLSQALSYLHSCSHRMRTWAALFLGYTTCYHTRAVSQLVSDAELKLLLCTFENLKKEREPGIRGFATSQCRFLRELAARRQ, from the exons ATGGACGGGCAGCATTCGGGAAAGCAGCGCAGCCACACCGCGGCGGACAGGACGTCAGCCCTGTCCCCGGGCCCGAG AATCTCCTCCCGCATCTCGGAATCCACGCAGGACCTGTCCCACCGAAAGGCACCTCAGACCTCTGCCCACGGGGACAGGCCAGCACACCCCCCCACCATCCTCCTGCGCAAGTCCAACAGCAGCCAGGCGGCCCTGGGGCCCCAGACGCACCACATGTTCTTGGAGAAAGCCTACAACGCAG CCATCTGCTTCAAGATGCTCCGAGACCTGAACGGCTCCGACCCCATCCGCCTGAAGTACATCGTCAAGAAGATCAAGAGCATGGCGTACAAAGCCCCCAACCTGGTGCTGGAAACGATCCACGACTACTTTGCCGACAACCCTGAG ATCTCCAACCGGCACAAGTTCCGGCTGTTCCACATTCTGGAGACCATCATCGGGGCCAGCGACGCCCTGGAGGAGACCTGGGAGCAAGCCTTCATGAAGCTGGCCCTGGAGAACATGACCAAGTCCACg GAGCTGGACGAGGCGTACCAGGACGCGGCCGGCAACGTGCTGGTGGCCATCTGCAGGCACTCGTGGCGGGCCGTGGCCCAGCACCTGGAGGCCGAGGTCCTGACGGGCGTCTTCCCGCACCGCAGCCTCCTCTACGTGATGGGCGTCCTGACCTCTAAAC AGGAGCTCTTGAACCAGGAGGAGAAGGCGTGCTGGGAGGAGTGGCTGATCAAG ATAGCCTTCAAGTCGACCCAGTTCCTGAAGGTGGACGTGTGGTCCAGGGAGCTGCTGTGGGTGCTCACCAGGCCTGACCGGACCGTCCAGGAGCAGGCCCCCGAGAAG gccttcctgTTCGTCTTCTACGGGCTGGTCCTTCAAGCGGAGGACGACAGCGCCAGGGTCAGGACGCACCTGGGCACCCTCCTGGGGACGTCCCACCAGTGGCCAAAGCAGAGGGAG ggcatcGCCCTCACGGTGGGGCTGACGGCGGTTCGCCACCTGGACCACGTGTGGGCCGCCCTGGAGCAGTTCGGCCGGAGCTCGCCCATCAAGTGCAGCCTCCACAGCTTCTCCCCGAAG gcccagacGTCGGAGGACCTGCGCTGGAAGTGGGCCAGCAGCACCCTCCTCCTGGCCTACGGGCAGATGGCGGTCAAGGCCAAGGCCCACATCCTGCCGTGGGTGGACAACATCTTGTCCCGGATGATCTTCTTCTTCCGATACAGCTCCTGG GACGAGACCCTGAAGCAGAGCTTCCTCACCGCCATCCTCATGCTGGTGGGCGCCGTCAGCCGCAGCGAGGCCGCCCACAGCTACCAGTTCTCCCAGATCCCCGAGCTCTCGGAGTGTCTGATG GTTCTGATGGAGAAGGAGCCCAAGGACACGCTGTGCACGCCGACCCGCCAGCAGACCATCCACATCATCTGCAGCCTCTG TAAGCTGAGGCCGCCCCTGAACCTAGAGAAGAAGTCGCGGCTCCTGACCGTCTGCCTGCGCAGCGTGCTGGCCCTGCCGCTGCTGGACGTGCTGGAGAAGCACACCTGCCTCTTCCTGGAGCCGCCCGACGTCCAG AACCTCTACAGCCAGACCTCCGAGGCGCTGGACCAGATGCTGCAGACCTTCATCACCCAGAACCCCACGGCCGAGGAGCTGCACTTCCTGCTGTCg CATCTGTATGTGTGGCTGGCGTCTGAGAAGGCGCACGAGCGGCAGCGGGCTGTGAACAGCTGCATGAGCCTCCTCAAATTCCTGAGCAATAACCTCTACCTGGAC CCGAAAGAGGACTTCAAACGGATCGGGCAGCTGATGGGCATGCTGGGCATCCTGTGCCAGGACCCGGACAAGGCCACCCAGCACTCCAGCCTGGAGGGCCTGGGCCACCTCTACCAGCTCCTGCTGCGCCAGAGAG CAGAGGCTTCGCGGGTGAAAGAGCCGGTCCCCAAGAAGCTCGTCCAGGCCGGCCAGGACGGGGCCCTGCTCTGGAGCAGCGGAGACCAGAAggccgcgccccccgcgccccccgcgccccgggAGGCAGCGTTCCCGAAGGACCAAATCTTCCAGCTGAGCAGCCACCAAGTCACCAAG GAGGTCATGAAGCATCTCACCCTGGCGGAGCTGACCGACCTCATCTGGACGGCCGTCGAGGGCCTGGGCTCCACCAGCCCCTTCCGCGTGCAGGCGGCCGCCAGCATGCTGCTCACTGCCGTCCAGGAGCACGGGGCCCAGCTGGAGACT GTTGCCAACCTGGGCCAGGCCATCCACCTGCAGCTCTGCTCTGTCCGCATCCCCCAAGCCAAGGACGATGCTCTGCAGGCCATCACCCTGCTGGCCCGGAACCACACCCCCGAGCTGGTGGCCGCCTTCCTGGACTTCTCCATAACCCTGGACAG catgtCGCTGGAGGCACTGAAGAGCTTGCTGTTCACCACGGGGCACTGCCAGGACTTCGCCCGCCTGGAGCTGCAGGACGCCTGGGACCTCTTCACCAACCTGGACACCTACCCGCAGGGCGTGGGCCTCCtggccag ggccatGGTGCAGAGCCCCTGCCGGCAGATCAAGGCCGTGGCCAGCCAGCTGCTGCCCAGCCTGCAGAGCCAGGAGGAGCGGGCCAGGAAGGTGGCCATCCTCATCCTCAATGAG TTCCTCTACAGCCCCGCCCTGCTGGAGGTGCTCCCCGCACGGGACGCCCTGATGGTGCTGGCCCAGAGCATCAGGGACCCCAGCCCCGCCGTCCGGGTGCTgagcctgcagggcctggggaacATCCTCTTTCACCCCGAGaag GGAAGCCTGCTGCGCGGCCAGCTGCCGCTCTTCCTCAAGGGCTTCTTCCGGAGCAGCGAGCCGGTGGTGGTGCGCGTCATGGGCACCGTGGCCGACGCGCTGCACCGCCTGGGGGCGCACGGCGCCGGCGCCCACAGCCTCCCGCTCGCCCTCAACGCCCGCTCCTTCTTTGACGAC GAGCGGGACGCGGTCCGGGCGGCGGCCATCGCGCTGTTCGGGGACCTGGTGGCAGTGATGGCGGGCAGGGAGCCCAGCAGCCTGCGGACCCAGGTGCACCAGGGCCTCGTGCCGCTGCTCCTGCACCTGCGGGACCGCTGCCCCGCCGTCGCCACG CGGGCCCGGTTCGCCTTCTACCGCTGCGCGGCGCTGCTGCGCTGGCGGCTGCCGCACACCCTCTTCTGCGCGCTGGCCTGGGAGCGCGGCCTCAGCGCGCGCCACTTCCTCTGGTCCCGCCTg
- the LOC103299770 gene encoding maestro heat-like repeat family member 5 isoform X3 produces the protein MDGQHSGKQRSHTAADRTSALSPGPRISSRISESTQDLSHRKAPQTSAHGDRPAHPPTILLRKSNSSQAALGPQTHHMFLEKAYNAAICFKMLRDLNGSDPIRLKYIVKKIKSMAYKAPNLVLETIHDYFADNPEISNRHKFRLFHILETIIGASDALEETWEQAFMKLALENMTKSTELDEAYQDAAGNVLVAICRHSWRAVAQHLEAEVLTGVFPHRSLLYVMGVLTSKQELLNQEEKACWEEWLIKIAFKSTQFLKVDVWSRELLWVLTRPDRTVQEQAPEKAFLFVFYGLVLQAEDDSARVRTHLGTLLGTSHQWPKQREGIALTVGLTAVRHLDHVWAALEQFGRSSPIKCSLHSFSPKAQTSEDLRWKWASSTLLLAYGQMAVKAKAHILPWVDNILSRMIFFFRYSSWDETLKQSFLTAILMLVGAVSRSEAAHSYQFSQIPELSECLMVLMEKEPKDTLCTPTRQQTIHIICSLCKLRPPLNLEKKSRLLTVCLRSVLALPLLDVLEKHTCLFLEPPDVQNLYSQTSEALDQMLQTFITQNPTAEELHFLLSHLYVWLASEKAHERQRAVNSCMSLLKFLSNNLYLDPKEDFKRIGQLMGMLGILCQDPDKATQHSSLEGLGHLYQLLLRQRAEASRVKEPVPKKLVQAGQDGALLWSSGDQKAAPPAPPAPREAAFPKDQIFQLSSHQVTKEVMKHLTLAELTDLIWTAVEGLGSTSPFRVQAAASMLLTAVQEHGAQLETVANLGQAIHLQLCSVRIPQAKDDALQAITLLARNHTPELVAAFLDFSITLDSHAFQLWRALGAEQRGSRLVLATLLAWLQERPLPGGPSHGGLPPADKAHLRLLAATNTLHSLQLAQEFRKTVREAYPQLLLALLTQVHYVLEVRLPWEPPPRPGRAAAVSSPLSMSLEALKSLLFTTGHCQDFARLELQDAWDLFTNLDTYPQGVGLLARAMVQSPCRQIKAVASQLLPSLQSQEERARKVAILILNEFLYSPALLEVLPARDALMVLAQSIRDPSPAVRVLSLQGLGNILFHPEKGSLLRGQLPLFLKGFFRSSEPVVVRVMGTVADALHRLGAHGAGAHSLPLALNARSFFDDERDAVRAAAIALFGDLVAVMAGREPSSLRTQVHQGLVPLLLHLRDRCPAVATRARFAFYRCAALLRWRLPHTLFCALAWERGLSARHFLWSRLALSYLHSCSHRMRTWAALFLGYTTCYHTRAVSQLVSDAELKLLLCTFENLKKEREPGIRGFATSQCRFLRELAARRQ, from the exons ATGGACGGGCAGCATTCGGGAAAGCAGCGCAGCCACACCGCGGCGGACAGGACGTCAGCCCTGTCCCCGGGCCCGAG AATCTCCTCCCGCATCTCGGAATCCACGCAGGACCTGTCCCACCGAAAGGCACCTCAGACCTCTGCCCACGGGGACAGGCCAGCACACCCCCCCACCATCCTCCTGCGCAAGTCCAACAGCAGCCAGGCGGCCCTGGGGCCCCAGACGCACCACATGTTCTTGGAGAAAGCCTACAACGCAG CCATCTGCTTCAAGATGCTCCGAGACCTGAACGGCTCCGACCCCATCCGCCTGAAGTACATCGTCAAGAAGATCAAGAGCATGGCGTACAAAGCCCCCAACCTGGTGCTGGAAACGATCCACGACTACTTTGCCGACAACCCTGAG ATCTCCAACCGGCACAAGTTCCGGCTGTTCCACATTCTGGAGACCATCATCGGGGCCAGCGACGCCCTGGAGGAGACCTGGGAGCAAGCCTTCATGAAGCTGGCCCTGGAGAACATGACCAAGTCCACg GAGCTGGACGAGGCGTACCAGGACGCGGCCGGCAACGTGCTGGTGGCCATCTGCAGGCACTCGTGGCGGGCCGTGGCCCAGCACCTGGAGGCCGAGGTCCTGACGGGCGTCTTCCCGCACCGCAGCCTCCTCTACGTGATGGGCGTCCTGACCTCTAAAC AGGAGCTCTTGAACCAGGAGGAGAAGGCGTGCTGGGAGGAGTGGCTGATCAAG ATAGCCTTCAAGTCGACCCAGTTCCTGAAGGTGGACGTGTGGTCCAGGGAGCTGCTGTGGGTGCTCACCAGGCCTGACCGGACCGTCCAGGAGCAGGCCCCCGAGAAG gccttcctgTTCGTCTTCTACGGGCTGGTCCTTCAAGCGGAGGACGACAGCGCCAGGGTCAGGACGCACCTGGGCACCCTCCTGGGGACGTCCCACCAGTGGCCAAAGCAGAGGGAG ggcatcGCCCTCACGGTGGGGCTGACGGCGGTTCGCCACCTGGACCACGTGTGGGCCGCCCTGGAGCAGTTCGGCCGGAGCTCGCCCATCAAGTGCAGCCTCCACAGCTTCTCCCCGAAG gcccagacGTCGGAGGACCTGCGCTGGAAGTGGGCCAGCAGCACCCTCCTCCTGGCCTACGGGCAGATGGCGGTCAAGGCCAAGGCCCACATCCTGCCGTGGGTGGACAACATCTTGTCCCGGATGATCTTCTTCTTCCGATACAGCTCCTGG GACGAGACCCTGAAGCAGAGCTTCCTCACCGCCATCCTCATGCTGGTGGGCGCCGTCAGCCGCAGCGAGGCCGCCCACAGCTACCAGTTCTCCCAGATCCCCGAGCTCTCGGAGTGTCTGATG GTTCTGATGGAGAAGGAGCCCAAGGACACGCTGTGCACGCCGACCCGCCAGCAGACCATCCACATCATCTGCAGCCTCTG TAAGCTGAGGCCGCCCCTGAACCTAGAGAAGAAGTCGCGGCTCCTGACCGTCTGCCTGCGCAGCGTGCTGGCCCTGCCGCTGCTGGACGTGCTGGAGAAGCACACCTGCCTCTTCCTGGAGCCGCCCGACGTCCAG AACCTCTACAGCCAGACCTCCGAGGCGCTGGACCAGATGCTGCAGACCTTCATCACCCAGAACCCCACGGCCGAGGAGCTGCACTTCCTGCTGTCg CATCTGTATGTGTGGCTGGCGTCTGAGAAGGCGCACGAGCGGCAGCGGGCTGTGAACAGCTGCATGAGCCTCCTCAAATTCCTGAGCAATAACCTCTACCTGGAC CCGAAAGAGGACTTCAAACGGATCGGGCAGCTGATGGGCATGCTGGGCATCCTGTGCCAGGACCCGGACAAGGCCACCCAGCACTCCAGCCTGGAGGGCCTGGGCCACCTCTACCAGCTCCTGCTGCGCCAGAGAG CAGAGGCTTCGCGGGTGAAAGAGCCGGTCCCCAAGAAGCTCGTCCAGGCCGGCCAGGACGGGGCCCTGCTCTGGAGCAGCGGAGACCAGAAggccgcgccccccgcgccccccgcgccccgggAGGCAGCGTTCCCGAAGGACCAAATCTTCCAGCTGAGCAGCCACCAAGTCACCAAG GAGGTCATGAAGCATCTCACCCTGGCGGAGCTGACCGACCTCATCTGGACGGCCGTCGAGGGCCTGGGCTCCACCAGCCCCTTCCGCGTGCAGGCGGCCGCCAGCATGCTGCTCACTGCCGTCCAGGAGCACGGGGCCCAGCTGGAGACT GTTGCCAACCTGGGCCAGGCCATCCACCTGCAGCTCTGCTCTGTCCGCATCCCCCAAGCCAAGGACGATGCTCTGCAGGCCATCACCCTGCTGGCCCGGAACCACACCCCCGAGCTGGTGGCCGCCTTCCTGGACTTCTCCATAACCCTGGACAG ccacGCCTTCCAGCTGTGGAGGGCCCTGGGGGCCGAGCAGCGTGGGAGCCGCCTGgtgctggccaccctgctggcctggctgcaggAGAGGCCCCTGCCCGGCGGGCCCAGCCACGGCGGCCTCCCGCCCGCGGACAAGGCCCACCTGCGCTTGCTGGCT GCCACCAACACGCTCCACAGCCTGCAGCTGGCGCAGGAGTTCAGGAAGACGGTGCGGGAGGCCTACCCgcagctgctgctggccctcCTCACGCAGGTGCACTACGTCCTGGAAGTGCGCCTGCCCTGGGAGCCGCCGCCGCGCCCCGGCCGGGCGGCCGCCGTGTCCAGCCCCCTGAG catgtCGCTGGAGGCACTGAAGAGCTTGCTGTTCACCACGGGGCACTGCCAGGACTTCGCCCGCCTGGAGCTGCAGGACGCCTGGGACCTCTTCACCAACCTGGACACCTACCCGCAGGGCGTGGGCCTCCtggccag ggccatGGTGCAGAGCCCCTGCCGGCAGATCAAGGCCGTGGCCAGCCAGCTGCTGCCCAGCCTGCAGAGCCAGGAGGAGCGGGCCAGGAAGGTGGCCATCCTCATCCTCAATGAG TTCCTCTACAGCCCCGCCCTGCTGGAGGTGCTCCCCGCACGGGACGCCCTGATGGTGCTGGCCCAGAGCATCAGGGACCCCAGCCCCGCCGTCCGGGTGCTgagcctgcagggcctggggaacATCCTCTTTCACCCCGAGaag GGAAGCCTGCTGCGCGGCCAGCTGCCGCTCTTCCTCAAGGGCTTCTTCCGGAGCAGCGAGCCGGTGGTGGTGCGCGTCATGGGCACCGTGGCCGACGCGCTGCACCGCCTGGGGGCGCACGGCGCCGGCGCCCACAGCCTCCCGCTCGCCCTCAACGCCCGCTCCTTCTTTGACGAC GAGCGGGACGCGGTCCGGGCGGCGGCCATCGCGCTGTTCGGGGACCTGGTGGCAGTGATGGCGGGCAGGGAGCCCAGCAGCCTGCGGACCCAGGTGCACCAGGGCCTCGTGCCGCTGCTCCTGCACCTGCGGGACCGCTGCCCCGCCGTCGCCACG CGGGCCCGGTTCGCCTTCTACCGCTGCGCGGCGCTGCTGCGCTGGCGGCTGCCGCACACCCTCTTCTGCGCGCTGGCCTGGGAGCGCGGCCTCAGCGCGCGCCACTTCCTCTGGTCCCGCCTg
- the LOC103299770 gene encoding maestro heat-like repeat family member 5 isoform X1 codes for MDGQHSGKQRSHTAADRTSALSPGPRISSRISESTQDLSHRKAPQTSAHGDRPAHPPTILLRKSNSSQAALGPQTHHMFLEKAYNAAICFKMLRDLNGSDPIRLKYIVKKIKSMAYKAPNLVLETIHDYFADNPEISNRHKFRLFHILETIIGASDALEETWEQAFMKLALENMTKSTELDEAYQDAAGNVLVAICRHSWRAVAQHLEAEVLTGVFPHRSLLYVMGVLTSKQELLNQEEKACWEEWLIKIAFKSTQFLKVDVWSRELLWVLTRPDRTVQEQAPEKAFLFVFYGLVLQAEDDSARVRTHLGTLLGTSHQWPKQREGIALTVGLTAVRHLDHVWAALEQFGRSSPIKCSLHSFSPKAQTSEDLRWKWASSTLLLAYGQMAVKAKAHILPWVDNILSRMIFFFRYSSWDETLKQSFLTAILMLVGAVSRSEAAHSYQFSQIPELSECLMVLMEKEPKDTLCTPTRQQTIHIICSLCKLRPPLNLEKKSRLLTVCLRSVLALPLLDVLEKHTCLFLEPPDVQNLYSQTSEALDQMLQTFITQNPTAEELHFLLSHLYVWLASEKAHERQRAVNSCMSLLKFLSNNLYLDPKEDFKRIGQLMGMLGILCQDPDKATQHSSLEGLGHLYQLLLRQRAEASRVKEPVPKKLVQAGQDGALLWSSGDQKAAPPAPPAPREAAFPKDQIFQLSSHQVTKEVMKHLTLAELTDLIWTAVEGLGSTSPFRVQAAASMLLTAVQEHGAQLETVANLGQAIHLQLCSVRIPQAKDDALQAITLLARNHTPELVAAFLDFSITLDSHAFQLWRALGAEQRGSRLVLATLLAWLQERPLPGGPSHGGLPPADKAHLRLLAATNTLHSLQLAQEFRKTVREAYPQLLLALLTQVHYVLEVRLPWEPPPRPGRAAAVSSPLSMSLEALKSLLFTTGHCQDFARLELQDAWDLFTNLDTYPQGVGLLARAMVQSPCRQIKAVASQLLPSLQSQEERARKVAILILNEFLYSPALLEVLPARDALMVLAQSIRDPSPAVRVLSLQGLGNILFHPEKGSLLRGQLPLFLKGFFRSSEPVVVRVMGTVADALHRLGAHGAGAHSLPLALNARSFFDDERDAVRAAAIALFGDLVAVMAGREPSSLRTQVHQGLVPLLLHLRDRCPAVATRARFAFYRCAALLRWRLPHTLFCALAWERGLSARHFLWSRLMTQSQEELSIHLSQALSYLHSCSHRMRTWAALFLGYTTCYHTRAVSQLVSDAELKLLLCTFENLKKEREPGIRGFATSQCRFLRELAARRQ; via the exons ATGGACGGGCAGCATTCGGGAAAGCAGCGCAGCCACACCGCGGCGGACAGGACGTCAGCCCTGTCCCCGGGCCCGAG AATCTCCTCCCGCATCTCGGAATCCACGCAGGACCTGTCCCACCGAAAGGCACCTCAGACCTCTGCCCACGGGGACAGGCCAGCACACCCCCCCACCATCCTCCTGCGCAAGTCCAACAGCAGCCAGGCGGCCCTGGGGCCCCAGACGCACCACATGTTCTTGGAGAAAGCCTACAACGCAG CCATCTGCTTCAAGATGCTCCGAGACCTGAACGGCTCCGACCCCATCCGCCTGAAGTACATCGTCAAGAAGATCAAGAGCATGGCGTACAAAGCCCCCAACCTGGTGCTGGAAACGATCCACGACTACTTTGCCGACAACCCTGAG ATCTCCAACCGGCACAAGTTCCGGCTGTTCCACATTCTGGAGACCATCATCGGGGCCAGCGACGCCCTGGAGGAGACCTGGGAGCAAGCCTTCATGAAGCTGGCCCTGGAGAACATGACCAAGTCCACg GAGCTGGACGAGGCGTACCAGGACGCGGCCGGCAACGTGCTGGTGGCCATCTGCAGGCACTCGTGGCGGGCCGTGGCCCAGCACCTGGAGGCCGAGGTCCTGACGGGCGTCTTCCCGCACCGCAGCCTCCTCTACGTGATGGGCGTCCTGACCTCTAAAC AGGAGCTCTTGAACCAGGAGGAGAAGGCGTGCTGGGAGGAGTGGCTGATCAAG ATAGCCTTCAAGTCGACCCAGTTCCTGAAGGTGGACGTGTGGTCCAGGGAGCTGCTGTGGGTGCTCACCAGGCCTGACCGGACCGTCCAGGAGCAGGCCCCCGAGAAG gccttcctgTTCGTCTTCTACGGGCTGGTCCTTCAAGCGGAGGACGACAGCGCCAGGGTCAGGACGCACCTGGGCACCCTCCTGGGGACGTCCCACCAGTGGCCAAAGCAGAGGGAG ggcatcGCCCTCACGGTGGGGCTGACGGCGGTTCGCCACCTGGACCACGTGTGGGCCGCCCTGGAGCAGTTCGGCCGGAGCTCGCCCATCAAGTGCAGCCTCCACAGCTTCTCCCCGAAG gcccagacGTCGGAGGACCTGCGCTGGAAGTGGGCCAGCAGCACCCTCCTCCTGGCCTACGGGCAGATGGCGGTCAAGGCCAAGGCCCACATCCTGCCGTGGGTGGACAACATCTTGTCCCGGATGATCTTCTTCTTCCGATACAGCTCCTGG GACGAGACCCTGAAGCAGAGCTTCCTCACCGCCATCCTCATGCTGGTGGGCGCCGTCAGCCGCAGCGAGGCCGCCCACAGCTACCAGTTCTCCCAGATCCCCGAGCTCTCGGAGTGTCTGATG GTTCTGATGGAGAAGGAGCCCAAGGACACGCTGTGCACGCCGACCCGCCAGCAGACCATCCACATCATCTGCAGCCTCTG TAAGCTGAGGCCGCCCCTGAACCTAGAGAAGAAGTCGCGGCTCCTGACCGTCTGCCTGCGCAGCGTGCTGGCCCTGCCGCTGCTGGACGTGCTGGAGAAGCACACCTGCCTCTTCCTGGAGCCGCCCGACGTCCAG AACCTCTACAGCCAGACCTCCGAGGCGCTGGACCAGATGCTGCAGACCTTCATCACCCAGAACCCCACGGCCGAGGAGCTGCACTTCCTGCTGTCg CATCTGTATGTGTGGCTGGCGTCTGAGAAGGCGCACGAGCGGCAGCGGGCTGTGAACAGCTGCATGAGCCTCCTCAAATTCCTGAGCAATAACCTCTACCTGGAC CCGAAAGAGGACTTCAAACGGATCGGGCAGCTGATGGGCATGCTGGGCATCCTGTGCCAGGACCCGGACAAGGCCACCCAGCACTCCAGCCTGGAGGGCCTGGGCCACCTCTACCAGCTCCTGCTGCGCCAGAGAG CAGAGGCTTCGCGGGTGAAAGAGCCGGTCCCCAAGAAGCTCGTCCAGGCCGGCCAGGACGGGGCCCTGCTCTGGAGCAGCGGAGACCAGAAggccgcgccccccgcgccccccgcgccccgggAGGCAGCGTTCCCGAAGGACCAAATCTTCCAGCTGAGCAGCCACCAAGTCACCAAG GAGGTCATGAAGCATCTCACCCTGGCGGAGCTGACCGACCTCATCTGGACGGCCGTCGAGGGCCTGGGCTCCACCAGCCCCTTCCGCGTGCAGGCGGCCGCCAGCATGCTGCTCACTGCCGTCCAGGAGCACGGGGCCCAGCTGGAGACT GTTGCCAACCTGGGCCAGGCCATCCACCTGCAGCTCTGCTCTGTCCGCATCCCCCAAGCCAAGGACGATGCTCTGCAGGCCATCACCCTGCTGGCCCGGAACCACACCCCCGAGCTGGTGGCCGCCTTCCTGGACTTCTCCATAACCCTGGACAG ccacGCCTTCCAGCTGTGGAGGGCCCTGGGGGCCGAGCAGCGTGGGAGCCGCCTGgtgctggccaccctgctggcctggctgcaggAGAGGCCCCTGCCCGGCGGGCCCAGCCACGGCGGCCTCCCGCCCGCGGACAAGGCCCACCTGCGCTTGCTGGCT GCCACCAACACGCTCCACAGCCTGCAGCTGGCGCAGGAGTTCAGGAAGACGGTGCGGGAGGCCTACCCgcagctgctgctggccctcCTCACGCAGGTGCACTACGTCCTGGAAGTGCGCCTGCCCTGGGAGCCGCCGCCGCGCCCCGGCCGGGCGGCCGCCGTGTCCAGCCCCCTGAG catgtCGCTGGAGGCACTGAAGAGCTTGCTGTTCACCACGGGGCACTGCCAGGACTTCGCCCGCCTGGAGCTGCAGGACGCCTGGGACCTCTTCACCAACCTGGACACCTACCCGCAGGGCGTGGGCCTCCtggccag ggccatGGTGCAGAGCCCCTGCCGGCAGATCAAGGCCGTGGCCAGCCAGCTGCTGCCCAGCCTGCAGAGCCAGGAGGAGCGGGCCAGGAAGGTGGCCATCCTCATCCTCAATGAG TTCCTCTACAGCCCCGCCCTGCTGGAGGTGCTCCCCGCACGGGACGCCCTGATGGTGCTGGCCCAGAGCATCAGGGACCCCAGCCCCGCCGTCCGGGTGCTgagcctgcagggcctggggaacATCCTCTTTCACCCCGAGaag GGAAGCCTGCTGCGCGGCCAGCTGCCGCTCTTCCTCAAGGGCTTCTTCCGGAGCAGCGAGCCGGTGGTGGTGCGCGTCATGGGCACCGTGGCCGACGCGCTGCACCGCCTGGGGGCGCACGGCGCCGGCGCCCACAGCCTCCCGCTCGCCCTCAACGCCCGCTCCTTCTTTGACGAC GAGCGGGACGCGGTCCGGGCGGCGGCCATCGCGCTGTTCGGGGACCTGGTGGCAGTGATGGCGGGCAGGGAGCCCAGCAGCCTGCGGACCCAGGTGCACCAGGGCCTCGTGCCGCTGCTCCTGCACCTGCGGGACCGCTGCCCCGCCGTCGCCACG CGGGCCCGGTTCGCCTTCTACCGCTGCGCGGCGCTGCTGCGCTGGCGGCTGCCGCACACCCTCTTCTGCGCGCTGGCCTGGGAGCGCGGCCTCAGCGCGCGCCACTTCCTCTGGTCCCGCCTg